CGTCTCCTACCACGAGCACAACGCCGCAAAGATGCGTCCGGTCCTGATCGAACGCATGAAAAAGGGCGAGGCCATCGCGCTGGTCACCGACGCCGGCACGCCGCTGGTCTCCGACCCCGGCTACAAGCTGGTGCGGGAATGCGTGGCGGAAGGTGTGGCGGTGACCACCCTGCCCGGCGCCTCGGCCCCGCTGGTGGCGCTGGTGCTGTCCGGCCTGCCGACCGACCGCTTCCTGTTCGCCGGCTTCCTGCCGAACAAGAGCAGCGCGCGGCGCGCCACCGCAGGCGAGTTGAAGGGCGTGCCCGCCACGCTGGTCTTCTTCGAATCGCCGCAGCGCCTGCCGGAGTCGCTGGCCGACCTCGCCGACATCCTGGGCCCGCGCGAGGCCGCCGTCGCCCGCGAATTGACCAAGCTGTACGAGGAGGTGCGGCGCGGCACCTTGCCGGACCTCGCCGCCCATTATGCCGAGGCCGGCCCGCCGCGCGGCGAGGTCGTGCTGGTCATCGGCCCGCCGGGAGAGGAGGCGACGCCCGGCGAAGCCGACGTCGACGCCCTGCTGCGCGAGGCGCTGACCCACCTGTCGGTGCGCGACGCCGCCGCCGACGTCGCCGCCCGCACCGGCCAGCACAAGCGCACCGTCTATGCCCGCGCGCTGGAGCTGCAGCGGGAGGAGAAGACGAAATGACCGACCTGGATGCGCGGCGCCTGCGGGCCGAAAGCCTGGGCCGCCGGGCGGAGGCGCTGTGCCGCCTGTCGCTGCGGCTGCGCGGCTACCGCATCCTGGCCAGCCGCCTGCGCACGCCGATGGGCGAGATCGACATCGTCGCCAAGCGCGGCCAAACCATCGCCATCGTCGAAGTGAAGGCGCGTGGCGACTGGGATACCGCCAACGAAGCGCTGAACGCCCGCCAGCGCGGCCGGCTGGCCCGCGCCGCCCATGCCTTCCTGGGCGCCAACCCGCGCTATGCCGGCTATGTCTTGCGCTTCGACGTGATGCTGGTTACCCCTTGGGCCTGGCCCCGTCATCTGGTCGATGCCTGGAGACTGTGAGGGGCGACATGAGAGGGCGACAGTCTTGAGCAACCGCGCGGAAGCCCGCGAAATCCTGCGCCGCATCGGCGACCAGCCGGACGACGAGATCGATCTGGCCGAAGCCGCCCTTGCGCTTGGCGCGCTGGAGATGCCGAACGCCGACCTCGCCCCCTACCGCGCCCACATCCGCGCCATCGTCGAGGATCTGGCCGCCCGCGTCGCGGCGCAGGACCCGGCCGACGACAGGCTGGAGACGCGCATCGCGCACCTGCATGCGGTGATCGGCGGGCGCCACGGCTATTCCGGCGACCACGACACCTACGACGACCTGCAGAACGCCAACCTGCTGCGGGTGATCGACCGCCGGCGCGGCCTGCCGGTGGCGCTGGGCATCCTCTATATGCATGCCGCGCGGTCGCAGGGCTGGCCGATGGTCGGGCTGAACTTCCCCGGCCATTTCCTGGTCCGCATCGAGAAGGACGGCGCGCGCGCCATCCTCGACCCCTTCAACGAGGGGCAGACCCGCAGCGTCGTCGACCTGCGCGATCTGCTGAAGGCCACAGCCGGCAGCGCCGCCGAGCTGGAGCCCGGCCATTATCAGCCGGTGTCGAACCGCGACGTGCTGCTGCGGCTGCAGAACAACATCAAGCTGCGCCACCTGTCGGCGCACGAGGTGCCGAAGGCGCTGGAGGTGCTGGAGGCGATGCGCCTGTTCGCCCCGCACGAGCCGTCGCTGTGGCGCGAGACCGGCCTTCTGGAGGCCCATGCCGGCAACCTGAAGGACGCCATCACCGCGCTGGAGACCTTCATGGCGCTGACCGGCGACGACCATCACCGCCATCAGACCGCCTCGTTGATCCAGCAGTTGAAGAACCGCCTGAACTGACCCCCGTTGCAGAGGTCCGGAGA
The Azospirillum sp. TSA2s DNA segment above includes these coding regions:
- the rsmI gene encoding 16S rRNA (cytidine(1402)-2'-O)-methyltransferase gives rise to the protein MVQSGAQGSPLAAPSKLAGGLHVVATPIGNAADITLRALDTLKRADAIACEDTRVTAKLMGIHGIHTPFVSYHEHNAAKMRPVLIERMKKGEAIALVTDAGTPLVSDPGYKLVRECVAEGVAVTTLPGASAPLVALVLSGLPTDRFLFAGFLPNKSSARRATAGELKGVPATLVFFESPQRLPESLADLADILGPREAAVARELTKLYEEVRRGTLPDLAAHYAEAGPPRGEVVLVIGPPGEEATPGEADVDALLREALTHLSVRDAAADVAARTGQHKRTVYARALELQREEKTK
- a CDS encoding YraN family protein, with product MTDLDARRLRAESLGRRAEALCRLSLRLRGYRILASRLRTPMGEIDIVAKRGQTIAIVEVKARGDWDTANEALNARQRGRLARAAHAFLGANPRYAGYVLRFDVMLVTPWAWPRHLVDAWRL
- a CDS encoding SirB1 family protein, whose translation is MSNRAEAREILRRIGDQPDDEIDLAEAALALGALEMPNADLAPYRAHIRAIVEDLAARVAAQDPADDRLETRIAHLHAVIGGRHGYSGDHDTYDDLQNANLLRVIDRRRGLPVALGILYMHAARSQGWPMVGLNFPGHFLVRIEKDGARAILDPFNEGQTRSVVDLRDLLKATAGSAAELEPGHYQPVSNRDVLLRLQNNIKLRHLSAHEVPKALEVLEAMRLFAPHEPSLWRETGLLEAHAGNLKDAITALETFMALTGDDHHRHQTASLIQQLKNRLN